From a region of the Haloferax volcanii DS2 genome:
- a CDS encoding chemotaxis protein CheC: MNLDVRSLRTFSRLAHSGAEKAAGSLTTLAGIDTYVNVTKVELGTKSDVENEFAERDLVSVHIGFSGGLDGHTVLAFSPESAERLVDALMPGIDATDADGELAESSLKEVANIMLGGFIDGWADYLDTTVDITTPTYVDDENDGPLDRVDAEGFENGGDDEHVLVFRNQLEAADNAIEFDLYMVPTASSIGTIVEASGDDGALPVESFAAFSEMINDGATQASEDITAMTGIDTTVEVSRLSFVPIEGVPMSLTDAVRRGVVLEFSGTPSGYIAILFDEPSAENIASSLLPGMEGDEAMRQSAIQEIGNITTSGFLDGWANALETTIDISPPKHVHDIGSAIIDPLATDLAQSQEYAFLIDSTIRTDDDEFTCDIYALPDETELRKALKQLSPAA; the protein is encoded by the coding sequence ATGAATCTCGACGTCCGGTCGCTCCGCACGTTCAGTCGGCTCGCCCACTCGGGCGCGGAGAAAGCCGCCGGTTCGCTGACCACGCTCGCGGGCATCGACACGTACGTCAACGTCACCAAGGTCGAACTCGGGACGAAGTCGGACGTGGAAAACGAGTTCGCCGAGCGCGACCTCGTGAGCGTCCACATCGGCTTTTCGGGCGGCTTAGACGGCCACACCGTGTTGGCGTTCTCGCCCGAGTCCGCAGAGCGGTTGGTCGACGCGTTGATGCCGGGCATCGACGCCACCGACGCCGACGGCGAACTCGCTGAGAGTAGCCTCAAAGAGGTCGCGAACATCATGCTCGGCGGTTTCATCGACGGCTGGGCCGACTACCTCGACACCACCGTCGACATCACGACACCGACCTACGTCGACGACGAGAACGACGGCCCGCTCGACCGCGTCGACGCCGAGGGGTTCGAAAACGGCGGCGACGACGAGCACGTCCTCGTCTTCCGCAACCAGTTGGAGGCCGCGGACAACGCCATCGAGTTCGACCTGTACATGGTGCCGACCGCCTCGTCCATCGGGACCATCGTCGAGGCGAGCGGCGACGACGGCGCGCTCCCGGTCGAGTCGTTCGCCGCCTTCTCCGAGATGATAAACGACGGCGCGACCCAGGCGTCCGAGGACATCACCGCGATGACGGGCATCGACACGACCGTCGAGGTGAGTCGGCTGAGCTTCGTCCCCATCGAGGGCGTGCCGATGTCGCTGACCGACGCGGTTCGACGCGGCGTCGTCTTGGAGTTCAGCGGGACGCCGAGCGGCTACATCGCTATCCTCTTCGACGAGCCGTCGGCCGAGAACATCGCCAGCAGCCTCCTGCCGGGCATGGAGGGCGACGAGGCGATGCGCCAGAGCGCGATTCAGGAAATCGGGAACATCACGACCTCCGGCTTCCTCGACGGCTGGGCGAACGCGCTCGAAACGACCATCGACATCTCGCCGCCGAAGCACGTCCACGACATCGGGTCGGCCATCATCGACCCGCTCGCGACCGACCTCGCGCAGTCCCAAGAGTACGCGTTCCTCATCGACTCGACTATTCGAACGGACGACGACGAGTTCACCTGCGATATCTACGCGCTCCCCGACGAGACGGAACTGCGCAAGGCGCTCAAGCAACTCTCGCCCGCCGCGTGA
- the cheY gene encoding chemotaxis protein CheY — MASKVLVVDDSAFMRNLLKQLLEGEHEVVGEAENGVEAVELYRELEPDVVTMDVVMPIRNGIEATSEIKSLDAGASVIMCTSVGQEEKMREAVEAGADGYITKPFQKPNVLQAIADVIQAEA, encoded by the coding sequence ATGGCAAGCAAGGTACTGGTCGTGGACGACTCTGCGTTCATGCGGAATCTCCTCAAACAGCTCCTCGAGGGTGAACACGAAGTCGTCGGCGAGGCCGAAAACGGGGTCGAAGCGGTGGAACTCTACCGCGAACTCGAACCCGATGTCGTCACGATGGACGTCGTGATGCCGATTCGAAACGGCATCGAAGCGACGTCCGAGATCAAGTCGCTCGACGCCGGCGCATCGGTTATCATGTGCACGTCGGTCGGACAGGAAGAAAAGATGCGCGAAGCGGTCGAGGCGGGGGCGGACGGCTACATCACGAAGCCGTTCCAGAAGCCGAACGTGCTCCAGGCTATCGCCGACGTGATTCAGGCAGAGGCATGA
- a CDS encoding DUF7500 family protein: MDDEDERPPTHQREQGVVGTDELDISRDEHVAALDTGRYVISTGEAKPPAADAADDESPPSDSGETTGSDTETSGEGDEHDERGEDAAAPELVLPKDPKKRAVLARRLLAERVGAVRADHALVTTALVDGNVARHETVSDDVTEVVNSFLSWYADAVGNADTPRDEVLGILLLASEVRVTYPVRAVEALATANGLDRDDSIGDLLDAVEDTGASFPPRRR, encoded by the coding sequence ATGGACGACGAGGACGAACGTCCCCCCACTCACCAGCGAGAACAGGGGGTCGTCGGGACGGACGAACTCGATATCAGCCGCGACGAGCACGTCGCGGCGCTCGACACGGGCCGGTACGTCATCTCGACCGGAGAGGCCAAGCCGCCGGCCGCCGACGCGGCAGACGACGAGAGCCCGCCCTCCGATTCGGGTGAGACCACAGGGTCCGATACGGAGACCTCCGGCGAGGGCGACGAGCACGACGAGCGCGGCGAGGACGCCGCGGCTCCCGAACTCGTCCTCCCGAAAGACCCGAAAAAACGGGCCGTGCTCGCTCGACGCCTGCTCGCAGAGCGCGTCGGAGCGGTCCGCGCGGACCACGCGCTCGTCACCACCGCGCTCGTCGACGGCAACGTCGCTCGCCACGAGACCGTCTCCGACGACGTGACCGAAGTCGTCAACTCGTTTCTCTCGTGGTACGCCGACGCCGTCGGCAACGCCGACACCCCGCGCGACGAGGTGCTCGGCATCCTGCTTTTAGCCTCGGAGGTGCGGGTTACCTATCCCGTTCGTGCCGTCGAGGCGCTCGCGACCGCCAACGGACTCGACCGAGACGACAGCATCGGCGACCTCCTCGACGCCGTCGAAGACACCGGCGCGTCGTTCCCGCCGCGCCGACGCTGA
- a CDS encoding ArsR/SmtB family transcription factor gives MESDRTLSALGNEYNPDILRAADEPHSAQEFSEMLDIPIATCYRRIEELTAAGLLELHDRVLSDEHRRTNVYRREVDEIVVRFEGDDYTVSVTERPEVKNKLDDVWRKITQD, from the coding sequence ATGGAGTCTGACAGGACCCTCTCCGCACTGGGAAACGAATACAACCCTGACATCCTCCGTGCCGCGGACGAACCCCACTCGGCACAGGAGTTCAGCGAGATGTTGGACATCCCCATCGCGACCTGTTATCGCCGGATCGAGGAGTTGACGGCGGCGGGGCTCCTCGAACTGCACGACCGGGTTCTCTCCGACGAGCACCGACGAACGAACGTCTACCGCCGTGAAGTCGACGAAATCGTCGTTCGGTTCGAGGGCGACGACTACACGGTCAGCGTGACCGAACGCCCGGAGGTGAAGAACAAACTCGACGACGTGTGGCGGAAGATTACGCAGGACTGA
- the flgA1 gene encoding flagellin A1, which yields MFENINEDRGQVGIGTLIVFIAMVLVAAIAAGVLVNTAGFLQATAEDAGQQSVNKVTNRVDVVNAHGLVNKTGEERTVDQIFLTVRLAAGSGSVSLEDTTVKYLSETTARTLTYNDTVTGSDTADPANLTTGNNFTAGVLEDGDDSFEVLNEQSDRAEMVINTSTVEGDNTNGTATGQTVKLDITSRNGGTAQVILTMPQQLAGKDNNDPIAL from the coding sequence ATGTTCGAAAACATCAACGAAGACCGGGGTCAGGTCGGTATCGGGACGCTCATCGTCTTCATCGCGATGGTTCTGGTCGCCGCAATCGCGGCGGGCGTCCTCGTGAACACGGCTGGCTTCCTGCAAGCCACTGCCGAGGACGCCGGACAGCAATCTGTGAACAAGGTCACCAACCGCGTCGACGTCGTCAACGCCCACGGCTTGGTTAACAAGACCGGCGAGGAACGCACCGTCGACCAGATTTTCCTGACGGTCCGCCTCGCGGCCGGTTCGGGGAGTGTCTCTCTCGAAGATACGACGGTCAAGTACCTGAGTGAGACGACCGCGCGAACCCTCACCTACAACGACACCGTCACCGGCTCCGACACGGCAGACCCGGCTAACCTGACGACTGGGAACAACTTCACCGCGGGCGTCCTCGAAGACGGGGACGACTCGTTCGAGGTTCTCAACGAGCAGTCCGACCGCGCGGAGATGGTCATCAACACCTCCACGGTCGAGGGTGACAACACCAACGGGACGGCCACGGGTCAGACCGTCAAGCTCGACATCACCAGCCGCAACGGTGGCACGGCGCAGGTCATCCTGACGATGCCCCAGCAGCTCGCCGGCAAGGACAACAACGACCCCATTGCGCTCTGA
- the flgA2 gene encoding flagellin A2 — translation MFNNITDDDRGQVGIGTLIVFIAMVLVAAIAAGVLVNTAGFLQATAEDAGEQSVNKVTNRVEVLNTHGTVGGEEDIDNITLTVRLAAGSDAVDMNETSIKYLSGDSVVTLTNQTVTSGANSATNDSAEGVADSDEFGLSEVTDDDGSFGVLNSMNDRYEVTIDTAAIETSDGDNTNLIGGLSTGEQVTLEITSRTGGTTQVILTMPQQLAGKTQNEPVEL, via the coding sequence ATGTTCAACAACATCACTGACGACGACCGCGGTCAGGTCGGTATCGGGACGCTCATCGTCTTCATCGCGATGGTTCTGGTCGCCGCAATCGCGGCGGGCGTCCTCGTGAACACGGCCGGCTTCCTGCAGGCAACTGCCGAAGACGCCGGAGAGCAGTCCGTGAACAAGGTCACCAACCGCGTCGAAGTTCTCAACACGCACGGCACGGTCGGCGGCGAAGAGGACATCGACAACATCACGCTCACCGTTCGTCTCGCCGCCGGTTCCGACGCGGTGGACATGAACGAGACCTCGATTAAGTACCTCAGCGGCGACAGCGTCGTCACCCTGACCAACCAGACGGTGACGTCCGGAGCGAACTCCGCGACGAACGACTCCGCGGAAGGCGTCGCAGACAGCGACGAGTTCGGCCTCTCCGAAGTCACCGACGACGACGGCTCGTTCGGCGTCCTCAACAGCATGAACGACCGCTATGAGGTCACCATCGACACGGCCGCAATCGAAACCAGCGACGGTGACAACACTAACCTCATCGGCGGTCTCTCGACGGGCGAGCAGGTCACCCTCGAAATCACCTCTCGCACGGGCGGGACGACGCAGGTCATCCTGACGATGCCCCAGCAGCTCGCCGGCAAGACGCAGAACGAACCCGTCGAACTGTAA
- a CDS encoding RAD55 family ATPase, whose protein sequence is MTELVKTGVEGLDSILNGGIVKNAAVLISGNPGTGKSILGLQYLYNGVDQFDEGGLYLTFEETEDDIREAAESIGFDRWHEYVESGEIKVYDKRTLLRDGDFSATLDRILGDLQDTNYDRLVLDSLTMFQLFFDDEKEQRQYLLKFIDILKDSGLTSLLTTEQSAIFPETDIGLENFLTDGNIYLIQSPAGATSNRYIWVAKMRKQSIKNSMFPLEIAQGGIKIYEQAAGFSMVGESPPWFGEETE, encoded by the coding sequence ATGACAGAACTAGTCAAGACCGGTGTCGAAGGACTCGATTCCATCCTGAACGGCGGTATCGTCAAGAACGCCGCGGTGCTCATCAGCGGCAACCCGGGGACAGGGAAGAGTATCCTCGGCCTCCAGTATCTCTACAACGGCGTCGACCAGTTCGATGAGGGTGGCCTGTATCTCACCTTCGAAGAGACGGAAGACGACATCCGCGAGGCGGCCGAGTCCATCGGCTTCGACCGCTGGCACGAGTACGTCGAGTCCGGCGAGATCAAGGTCTACGACAAGCGGACGCTCCTCCGCGACGGCGACTTCTCGGCGACGCTCGACCGCATCCTCGGCGACCTCCAGGACACCAACTACGACCGGCTCGTCCTCGACTCGCTGACGATGTTCCAGCTGTTTTTCGACGACGAGAAAGAACAGCGCCAGTATCTGTTGAAGTTCATCGACATCCTGAAAGACAGCGGTCTCACCTCGCTTCTGACGACCGAGCAGTCGGCCATCTTCCCCGAGACCGACATCGGCCTCGAGAACTTCCTGACCGACGGGAACATCTACCTCATCCAGAGTCCCGCGGGCGCGACGAGCAACCGCTACATCTGGGTCGCGAAAATGCGCAAGCAGAGCATCAAGAACTCCATGTTCCCGCTGGAAATCGCACAGGGGGGTATCAAGATATACGAGCAGGCGGCCGGGTTCTCCATGGTCGGGGAGTCGCCGCCGTGGTTCGGCGAAGAGACCGAGTAA
- a CDS encoding flagella accessory protein C: MLAASMMEWQNDEDTADTGDETDTEEQHMSSDDGLGFEEGIDDLSDEFGDFGDDLDDGFDDDEFGGFGDDNSEELAELEDRVGELENEVSAISSGMNTVREENKQIGETVEELDDTIRKLLDIYEMVTRGINPFVDDAREMGGLDGGGAFGLFEAEAEDEEYLDPEVANADAESFFDDDFGELDAEEGAKEAELAAEDELAEAERESPADVLDDEDDEHGEAGEADETDDAGGAGGASFDDLKEQYEEGDGWDDEDDAAADDAETDLDDAAVDLEDEDDDALDDADPLDSETADDAEEDDEPGDEVSDESETDPAPEIEDGEQDADGDVRKTLDELEAEYATAAGTKDGLSDDGEDGAVAEPESSASVEESGAYLATLPSNYVSEVLVLEWAEHLVTVGGALGASRALRQYREQDWISRAVESELNAHVGQIAPSVEDADDHELRIDDHQTSLAYVCRLAEDVPRGQLYEELVAYGGRFDGIRC; the protein is encoded by the coding sequence GTGCTCGCCGCGAGCATGATGGAGTGGCAGAACGACGAAGACACGGCCGACACCGGGGACGAAACGGACACGGAAGAACAACATATGTCATCAGACGATGGACTTGGATTCGAGGAGGGAATCGACGACCTCTCCGACGAGTTTGGTGACTTCGGCGACGACCTCGACGACGGATTCGACGACGACGAATTCGGCGGATTCGGTGACGACAACAGCGAGGAACTCGCAGAGCTCGAAGATCGCGTCGGCGAACTCGAGAACGAAGTAAGCGCCATCTCGTCGGGGATGAACACCGTCCGCGAAGAGAACAAACAGATCGGTGAGACCGTCGAAGAGCTCGACGACACGATTCGCAAACTGCTCGACATCTACGAGATGGTCACCCGCGGCATCAACCCGTTCGTCGACGACGCCCGCGAGATGGGCGGCCTCGACGGCGGCGGCGCGTTCGGCCTCTTCGAGGCGGAAGCCGAGGACGAAGAGTATCTCGACCCCGAGGTGGCGAACGCCGACGCCGAGTCGTTCTTCGACGACGACTTCGGCGAACTCGACGCCGAGGAGGGCGCGAAAGAAGCGGAACTCGCCGCGGAGGACGAACTCGCGGAAGCGGAGCGCGAGAGCCCCGCGGACGTGCTCGACGACGAGGACGACGAGCACGGCGAAGCCGGCGAAGCCGACGAGACCGACGACGCGGGCGGTGCGGGCGGCGCGAGCTTCGACGACCTCAAAGAACAGTACGAGGAGGGCGACGGCTGGGACGACGAGGACGACGCGGCGGCGGACGACGCCGAAACGGACCTCGACGACGCGGCGGTCGACCTCGAAGACGAGGACGACGACGCGCTCGACGACGCCGACCCGCTCGACTCCGAGACGGCGGACGACGCGGAGGAAGACGACGAACCGGGCGACGAGGTGTCCGACGAATCCGAGACCGACCCGGCCCCCGAGATCGAGGACGGCGAGCAGGACGCCGACGGCGACGTCCGCAAGACGCTCGACGAACTGGAGGCCGAGTACGCCACTGCGGCGGGAACCAAAGACGGACTGTCGGACGACGGCGAGGACGGCGCGGTCGCGGAACCCGAGTCGTCCGCGTCGGTCGAGGAGTCCGGCGCCTACCTGGCGACGCTCCCGTCGAACTACGTCTCCGAGGTGCTCGTCCTCGAGTGGGCCGAACACCTCGTCACGGTCGGCGGCGCGCTCGGCGCGTCGCGTGCGCTCCGCCAGTATCGGGAGCAGGACTGGATATCGCGCGCCGTCGAGAGCGAGCTGAACGCCCACGTCGGACAGATAGCGCCGTCGGTCGAAGACGCCGACGACCACGAACTCCGCATCGACGACCACCAGACGAGCCTCGCGTACGTCTGCCGGCTTGCGGAGGACGTTCCGCGGGGACAGCTGTACGAGGAGTTGGTCGCCTACGGGGGGAGATTCGATGGGATTCGGTGTTAG
- a CDS encoding fla cluster protein FlaF: MGFGVSGSTAIIFLGVLIATGTLYTATSNASENVLEAQDADAERALERTNTDIAVTNATYDTNNTSLTVNLTNVGSETLSVSETTLLVDNAYVDVPSANASVDGDAGTDLWYAGENLSFVVDADPTPERVKVVTGSGVAATEAVS; the protein is encoded by the coding sequence ATGGGATTCGGTGTTAGCGGCTCGACCGCCATCATCTTCCTCGGCGTCCTCATCGCCACGGGAACGCTGTACACGGCGACATCCAACGCGTCGGAGAACGTACTCGAAGCGCAGGACGCCGACGCGGAGCGGGCGCTCGAACGGACGAACACGGACATCGCCGTCACGAACGCGACCTACGACACGAACAACACGAGCCTCACGGTGAACCTGACGAACGTCGGTTCGGAGACGCTCTCGGTGAGCGAGACCACGTTGCTCGTCGACAACGCCTACGTCGACGTGCCGTCGGCCAACGCGAGCGTCGACGGCGACGCCGGAACCGACCTCTGGTACGCCGGCGAGAACCTCTCGTTCGTCGTGGACGCCGACCCAACCCCCGAACGGGTGAAAGTCGTCACCGGAAGCGGCGTCGCAGCCACGGAGGCGGTGAGCTAG
- a CDS encoding CARDB domain-containing protein: MADISVPSLILFIASIVVAAGVSGVLIDTVTGISSSLDERGGDVSTEIRTDIEVISDPQAGVYDGGSDNLSIYVKNTGLRTLPAASGGFDIIVGGQYQTNVTVNVVDGTEWRPSNVIELTVTDIALSSGDYRMTIVVDGDEEVFEFRVP; this comes from the coding sequence ATGGCCGACATCTCCGTTCCGAGCCTCATCCTATTCATCGCCAGCATCGTCGTCGCCGCCGGCGTCTCGGGCGTCCTCATCGATACCGTGACCGGCATCAGCAGTTCGCTCGACGAGCGCGGCGGCGACGTGAGCACAGAGATCAGAACAGACATCGAAGTCATAAGCGACCCGCAGGCGGGCGTCTACGACGGCGGGAGCGACAACCTCTCGATATACGTCAAGAACACCGGCCTCAGGACGCTCCCGGCGGCCAGCGGCGGCTTCGATATCATCGTCGGCGGACAGTATCAGACCAACGTCACGGTGAACGTCGTCGACGGCACCGAGTGGCGGCCGAGCAACGTCATCGAACTCACGGTGACGGACATCGCGCTGAGTTCGGGCGACTACCGGATGACAATCGTCGTCGACGGTGACGAAGAGGTGTTCGAATTCCGCGTACCATGA
- a CDS encoding ATPase domain-containing protein — protein MSSQFSLGLSGHDRLEKELGGGIPKGAIVLIEGDYGAGKSVLSQRFSYGLCDEETVVTLVSTELGVRGFLDQMHSLSYDIVKHLLDEQILFLQAEIDSSGALSGASSQEERKQLLRRLMDAETLWDADVIIIDTFDAILRNDPQFEALVRQNDERQAALEIISFFRELTTKGKTIIITVDPSSVDEGSIGPFRSIADVYFELEMVEVGNDVRRNIFVKRFAGMGQQVGDRVGFSVRSGIGLVIESRSVA, from the coding sequence ATGAGCAGTCAATTCTCTCTCGGGCTATCCGGGCACGACCGTCTCGAAAAGGAACTCGGCGGCGGCATCCCCAAGGGTGCCATCGTCCTCATCGAAGGGGACTACGGCGCCGGAAAAAGCGTGCTGTCGCAGCGATTCAGCTACGGCCTCTGCGACGAGGAAACGGTGGTGACGCTCGTCTCGACCGAGTTGGGCGTCCGCGGCTTCCTCGACCAGATGCACTCGCTTTCGTACGACATCGTCAAGCATCTTCTCGACGAGCAGATTCTGTTCCTTCAGGCCGAAATCGACAGCAGCGGCGCGCTCTCCGGCGCGAGCAGCCAAGAGGAGCGCAAACAGCTCCTCCGGCGGCTGATGGACGCCGAGACGCTCTGGGACGCCGACGTCATCATCATCGACACGTTCGACGCCATCCTGCGCAACGACCCGCAGTTCGAGGCGCTGGTCCGGCAGAACGACGAGCGGCAGGCCGCCCTCGAAATCATCTCGTTTTTCCGCGAGCTGACGACGAAGGGCAAGACCATCATCATCACCGTCGACCCGTCGTCGGTCGACGAGGGCTCTATCGGCCCGTTCCGCTCTATCGCCGACGTCTACTTCGAACTGGAGATGGTGGAGGTCGGCAACGACGTTCGCCGGAACATCTTCGTGAAGCGCTTCGCGGGGATGGGCCAGCAGGTCGGAGACCGCGTCGGCTTCTCGGTCCGGTCGGGTATCGGGCTCGTCATCGAGTCGAGGAGCGTGGCGTAG
- a CDS encoding type II/IV secretion system ATPase subunit: protein MATEHGSARLSDDLKRLAMQWPHLRDHLKRFRQITGEFPMLVDEPGDYESRRPNIIYPLGGPVFCQIYGNFGETTKYYTIEPEMDDDELEVFGRVKDKLLERSVSKPAPEESADYEERIEELLSEIVHIEGDDRGPLGSVAKRLDVAGIEVSQTTYDKIQYRLVRDIVGLGPLEPIMRDPENEDIHVIGPAQVDVDHGTFGLLETSVEFDSTEQFDNWLRNMGERIGDPVSDAHPIVDSTLPDGSRINIIYSDDVSLKGSSLTIRQGDDVPLSIFQITKWGTLSPELAAYLWIALENERTIFVVGETASGKTTTLNAILSFIPQDSKIYTAEDTAEVLPPHDTWQQLLTREGRGSDSEVDMFDLVAAALRSRPDYIIVGEVRGEEGRMAFQAAQTGHPVMLTFHASDIVSMIQRFTGDPINVPETFMDNCDIALFQNRVRRGNDILRRVTSVQEIEGYSKEMGGVVTREAFYWDPVQDEIVFQGMNNSFIMEQKVATLLGYDDTRKIYDDIQFRAELVRRAIQENVLGYHEVNELIEDYQRDGVEGLPFDMARV from the coding sequence ATGGCGACCGAACACGGCTCCGCCAGGCTGTCGGACGACCTCAAGCGCCTCGCGATGCAGTGGCCGCACCTGCGGGACCACCTCAAGCGGTTCCGGCAGATTACCGGCGAGTTCCCGATGCTCGTCGACGAGCCGGGCGACTACGAGTCCCGGCGTCCGAACATCATCTACCCGCTGGGCGGCCCCGTGTTCTGCCAGATATACGGCAACTTCGGCGAGACGACGAAGTACTACACCATCGAACCCGAGATGGACGACGACGAACTCGAAGTGTTCGGTCGCGTCAAGGACAAACTGCTCGAACGCAGCGTCTCGAAGCCGGCACCCGAAGAAAGCGCCGACTACGAGGAGCGCATCGAGGAGTTGCTCTCCGAAATCGTCCACATCGAGGGCGACGACCGCGGGCCGCTCGGCTCCGTGGCCAAGCGACTCGACGTGGCCGGCATCGAAGTCTCGCAGACGACGTACGACAAGATACAGTACCGACTCGTCCGCGACATCGTCGGCCTCGGGCCGCTCGAACCCATCATGCGCGACCCGGAGAACGAGGACATTCACGTCATCGGTCCCGCCCAGGTCGACGTCGACCACGGCACGTTCGGCCTCCTGGAGACGAGCGTCGAGTTCGACAGCACGGAGCAGTTCGACAACTGGCTCCGCAACATGGGCGAACGAATCGGTGACCCCGTCTCCGACGCCCACCCCATCGTGGACTCCACGCTCCCCGACGGCTCGCGTATCAACATCATCTACTCCGACGACGTGTCGCTGAAGGGGTCGTCGCTCACCATCCGTCAGGGCGACGACGTGCCGCTTTCGATCTTCCAGATTACGAAGTGGGGAACGCTCTCGCCGGAGTTGGCCGCGTACCTCTGGATCGCGCTGGAGAACGAACGAACCATCTTCGTGGTCGGGGAGACGGCGTCGGGCAAGACCACGACGCTCAACGCCATCCTCTCGTTCATTCCGCAGGACTCGAAGATTTACACGGCGGAGGACACCGCCGAGGTGCTCCCGCCGCACGACACGTGGCAGCAACTGCTCACCCGCGAGGGCCGCGGCTCCGACTCCGAAGTCGACATGTTCGACCTCGTCGCGGCCGCGCTCCGCTCTCGCCCCGACTACATCATCGTCGGGGAGGTCCGTGGCGAGGAGGGACGCATGGCGTTCCAGGCGGCCCAGACCGGCCACCCGGTGATGCTCACGTTCCACGCGTCCGACATCGTCTCGATGATTCAGCGTTTCACCGGCGACCCCATCAACGTCCCCGAGACGTTCATGGACAACTGCGACATCGCGCTGTTCCAAAACCGCGTCCGCCGGGGCAACGACATTCTCCGCCGGGTGACGAGCGTGCAGGAAATCGAGGGCTACTCGAAAGAGATGGGCGGCGTCGTCACTCGCGAGGCGTTCTACTGGGACCCCGTCCAAGACGAGATCGTCTTCCAGGGGATGAACAACTCCTTCATCATGGAACAGAAGGTGGCGACGCTCCTCGGCTACGACGACACGCGGAAAATCTACGACGACATCCAGTTCCGCGCCGAACTCGTCCGCCGGGCGATTCAGGAGAACGTCCTCGGCTACCACGAGGTGAACGAGCTCATCGAGGACTACCAGCGCGACGGCGTCGAAGGACTGCCGTTCGACATGGCGAGGGTGTAA